A single region of the Lysinibacillus sp. B2A1 genome encodes:
- a CDS encoding aminopeptidase, giving the protein MTFEEKLQAYAELAVKVGVNIQPGQYLLVNTSVEALDFARLVVKEAYKAGAGRVHVNFSDDVMDRAYFEHASDEEFNRFPEWVVKMRDELIERKGALLWIDAADPDKLTGIPADRLATHQKVSGAALKNYRNAVMKDLIAWSIVAVPSPKWAAKVFPNLTTEEQVPALWEAIFKTVHIGEGNAVENWREHVVNLESRAALLNRKKYAKLHYTAPGTDLTIALAPQHKWLTGGSKTPDDTVFIANMPTEEVYTLPLKQGVNGYVSNTKPLVYQGNIIDDFKLTFEEGKIIKAEAQVGHDLLQELIQVDEGSCYLGEVALVPHESPISASEILYFNTLFDENASNHLAIGEAYPTCLEGGRDLENGQLEALGANISVTHEDFMIGSGEMDIDGILPDGTVEPIFRKGSWAF; this is encoded by the coding sequence ATGACATTTGAAGAAAAATTACAAGCATATGCAGAGCTTGCAGTAAAAGTTGGTGTTAATATTCAGCCAGGGCAATACTTATTAGTCAATACTTCAGTAGAAGCTCTAGATTTTGCTCGTTTGGTAGTGAAAGAGGCTTATAAGGCTGGAGCAGGACGTGTTCATGTAAACTTTTCTGATGATGTAATGGATCGAGCTTATTTCGAGCACGCCTCAGATGAAGAATTCAATCGTTTCCCTGAATGGGTAGTTAAAATGCGTGATGAGCTAATCGAACGCAAGGGTGCTTTATTATGGATTGATGCTGCGGATCCAGATAAATTAACAGGTATTCCAGCCGACCGTCTTGCAACACATCAAAAAGTATCAGGAGCAGCACTAAAAAATTATCGCAATGCTGTGATGAAGGATTTAATCGCATGGTCTATTGTTGCAGTTCCTTCTCCGAAATGGGCAGCGAAGGTTTTCCCGAATTTAACAACTGAGGAACAGGTGCCAGCTCTATGGGAGGCAATTTTTAAAACTGTCCATATTGGAGAGGGCAATGCAGTTGAAAATTGGCGTGAACATGTTGTAAATTTAGAATCTCGTGCAGCGCTGCTTAATCGAAAAAAATATGCAAAGCTTCACTATACAGCGCCTGGTACTGATTTAACAATTGCTTTAGCTCCACAGCATAAATGGCTTACTGGTGGAAGTAAAACACCAGATGATACTGTCTTTATTGCGAATATGCCGACAGAAGAGGTATATACGTTACCATTAAAGCAAGGTGTAAATGGCTATGTAAGTAATACAAAGCCATTAGTATACCAAGGCAATATTATTGATGACTTTAAACTGACATTTGAAGAAGGCAAAATTATCAAGGCTGAGGCACAGGTAGGTCATGATTTATTACAGGAGCTTATTCAGGTAGATGAGGGCTCATGCTATTTAGGTGAAGTAGCGCTAGTACCACATGAGTCTCCAATTTCAGCTTCTGAGATTTTATATTTTAATACTTTATTTGATGAAAATGCATCGAACCATTTAGCCATCGGTGAGGCATATCCAACTTGCCTAGAAGGTGGAAGAGATTTAGAAAATGGACAGCTTGAGGCATTAGGTGCAAATATTTCTGTCACACATGAAGATTTTATGATTGGCAGTGGAGAGATGGATATTGACGGTATTTTACCAGATGGTACTGTGGAGCCAATTTTCCGCAAAGGTAGCTGGGCTTTTTAA
- a CDS encoding RNA helicase, with amino-acid sequence MSVINLLNEALQAKWKFEEPMKIQEEMIPAMLEGKDIVAESPTGSGKTLAYVLPLLNKVNGAKKQTQGLIVAPSQELAMQIVEVIREWTAGSDITVQQLIGGANTARQIEKLKKKPTIVVGTPGRLNELARAGKLKLKEIETIILDECDQLLSREYRVVVKSFIEGSAYGRQVVVVSATITEEIELVASRMMFEPIRFKLKPEDMVKVGKVVHSFIKVEERDKTDFLRRLSHTEGLRALAFVNNIDQLLMKETKLQYRSAPIVTLHSDMKKEERKKALDAFRKGEARILIATDIAARGLDIAGLTHVIHVDVPRTIEQYLHRSGRTGRAGADGEVLTLLAYRDEKTYKKWIREIPGKSVQKVWHDGKLVEGNSKTIGQKRG; translated from the coding sequence ATGTCAGTAATAAACTTATTAAATGAAGCATTACAAGCAAAATGGAAATTTGAAGAACCGATGAAAATTCAAGAGGAAATGATTCCAGCAATGCTTGAAGGAAAAGATATTGTGGCAGAATCGCCAACAGGATCGGGGAAGACTTTAGCCTATGTGCTTCCTTTATTAAATAAAGTAAATGGTGCAAAAAAACAAACGCAAGGACTTATTGTAGCCCCATCACAGGAGCTGGCTATGCAAATCGTAGAGGTTATCCGTGAATGGACAGCAGGCTCAGATATTACAGTTCAGCAATTGATTGGTGGCGCAAATACTGCACGTCAAATTGAAAAGCTAAAGAAAAAACCGACAATCGTTGTTGGAACGCCTGGTCGATTAAATGAACTAGCAAGAGCAGGAAAATTAAAGCTTAAAGAAATAGAAACAATTATTCTTGATGAATGTGACCAGTTGCTTAGTCGAGAATATCGTGTAGTTGTAAAATCCTTTATCGAAGGCTCTGCTTATGGGCGACAAGTAGTTGTTGTCTCTGCAACGATTACAGAGGAGATTGAGTTAGTGGCTAGTCGTATGATGTTTGAGCCAATCCGCTTTAAATTAAAGCCTGAGGATATGGTGAAGGTTGGTAAGGTAGTTCATTCCTTTATCAAGGTCGAAGAAAGGGATAAAACTGATTTCCTACGTCGCTTATCACATACAGAAGGGTTACGTGCATTAGCTTTTGTAAACAATATCGACCAATTATTAATGAAAGAAACGAAGCTGCAATATCGTTCTGCACCAATCGTGACACTACATTCTGACATGAAAAAAGAAGAGCGTAAAAAGGCATTAGATGCATTCCGTAAAGGAGAAGCACGTATTTTAATTGCTACAGATATTGCAGCACGAGGTTTAGATATTGCAGGTTTAACACATGTTATTCATGTTGATGTACCAAGAACGATCGAGCAATACTTACATCGTTCAGGACGTACAGGACGTGCTGGTGCAGATGGCGAGGTATTAACGTTATTAGCTTATCGAGATGAAAAAACATATAAAAAATGGATAAGAGAAATTCCAGGCAAATCTGTACAAAAAGTATGGCATGATGGCAAGCTAGTAGAAGGAAATTCAAAAACAATTGGACAAAAGCGAGGTTAA
- a CDS encoding aspartate racemase, whose protein sequence is MKKQTLGIIGGVGPLATMFIGEMIVRRTKAKKDQEHLHTIIDNDTNIPDRTAFILDKTKENPVPVIIDDARKLASIGANMIAIPCNTAHTFYDEIAEGSPVPVLHMIRETAKRAYDLGAKRVGILATTGTLTSRMYQTALEEYGLTPVVPDEPIKEKVMSIIYDFVKAGKDVSAEEWQPIEEAMLELNCDRIVLGCTELSIVNRDLKLNDKYIDSLIVLAECAILSCGYELVD, encoded by the coding sequence ATGAAAAAACAAACTTTAGGTATTATTGGTGGCGTTGGCCCACTTGCAACAATGTTTATCGGTGAAATGATTGTAAGGCGTACAAAGGCAAAGAAGGATCAGGAGCATCTGCATACAATTATTGATAATGATACAAATATTCCTGATCGTACAGCCTTTATTTTAGATAAAACAAAAGAAAATCCTGTTCCAGTCATAATAGATGATGCAAGAAAGCTTGCTTCAATTGGGGCAAATATGATTGCTATTCCGTGTAATACAGCACATACCTTTTATGATGAAATTGCGGAAGGCTCTCCAGTTCCAGTACTGCATATGATACGAGAAACGGCGAAGCGTGCCTATGATTTAGGCGCAAAGCGTGTTGGTATTTTAGCAACAACTGGCACTTTAACATCGCGTATGTATCAGACTGCGTTAGAGGAATATGGTCTTACGCCTGTTGTCCCTGATGAGCCAATCAAAGAAAAAGTAATGTCTATTATTTACGATTTTGTAAAGGCTGGAAAGGATGTTTCAGCAGAGGAATGGCAACCGATAGAAGAGGCTATGCTAGAACTTAATTGTGATCGTATTGTTTTAGGCTGTACGGAATTATCGATTGTGAATAGAGATTTAAAACTAAATGATAAATATATTGATTCATTAATTGTTTTGGCAGAATGTGCGATTTTGTCATGTGGCTATGAATTAGTAGATTAA
- a CDS encoding ATP-grasp domain-containing protein, with product MAITHAFLPVLLGDEMNAYGMARAFYESYGVKPLAVNHTNMAKIQQSDLLTFREIPRLNIEERFVVALQAIAEEFADKKLLLLACDEFYVKKIVQHKEELAELFIIPYVDAPLASQLLTRESMYELSAKFGFQYPAMHVCTVNDYEEFEIPFEYPVVIKPMNMTKYATCIFPGKKKVYIAYDNEEKDAIFQAIYKESAYRDDLMVQQYIPGEDANMRVVNAYVGQDGQAKLLAIGNPILEEHSPDGIGRYVAIMTIYDRDLMDQVKVFLEEIQFQGFATFDMKYDERDGQYKLLSIELHNELSNYYVTASGYNLMQYVADDFIRGSKLQLTYVQNKHLWTIVPNGVLFKYVQNEQLVIEAKSLIRQGLATDSIFNYKDMNARRWLNITLDNLSFYRKYKKYFNNKGLSNS from the coding sequence ATGGCTATTACCCATGCTTTTTTACCGGTTTTATTAGGAGATGAAATGAATGCATATGGCATGGCTAGAGCATTTTACGAATCCTATGGTGTAAAACCACTTGCAGTAAATCATACAAATATGGCGAAAATACAACAGAGTGATTTATTAACATTTCGTGAAATACCAAGACTGAATATTGAAGAACGTTTTGTAGTTGCTTTACAGGCAATCGCAGAGGAATTTGCTGATAAAAAACTATTGTTGTTGGCCTGTGATGAGTTTTATGTAAAAAAAATAGTGCAACATAAAGAGGAGCTAGCAGAGCTTTTTATCATACCTTATGTAGATGCGCCACTAGCTAGCCAGCTATTAACGCGTGAGAGTATGTATGAGCTTTCAGCAAAATTTGGCTTTCAGTATCCTGCTATGCATGTTTGTACAGTTAATGACTATGAGGAATTTGAAATTCCCTTTGAATATCCAGTTGTCATTAAACCAATGAATATGACAAAGTATGCTACATGTATTTTTCCAGGTAAGAAAAAGGTATATATTGCATATGATAATGAGGAAAAGGATGCAATTTTCCAGGCTATTTATAAGGAATCTGCCTATAGAGATGACCTGATGGTACAGCAATATATTCCAGGTGAGGATGCCAATATGCGTGTCGTTAATGCCTATGTTGGGCAAGACGGACAAGCGAAGCTACTAGCTATCGGTAATCCCATTTTAGAGGAGCATTCTCCTGATGGAATAGGTCGTTATGTAGCGATTATGACGATATATGATAGGGATTTAATGGATCAAGTCAAAGTATTTTTGGAGGAAATCCAATTTCAGGGCTTTGCCACGTTTGATATGAAGTATGATGAACGTGACGGGCAATATAAGCTATTAAGTATTGAATTACATAATGAGCTTTCAAATTATTATGTGACAGCTAGTGGCTATAATTTAATGCAATACGTTGCGGATGATTTTATCCGTGGTAGCAAGCTACAGCTGACTTATGTGCAAAACAAGCATCTGTGGACAATTGTGCCGAACGGTGTACTTTTTAAATATGTTCAAAATGAGCAACTTGTGATTGAGGCAAAGAGCCTGATTCGACAAGGACTAGCAACTGACTCCATTTTCAATTATAAGGATATGAATGCTAGGCGTTGGCTGAACATAACGCTCGATAATTTAAGCTTTTATCGAAAATATAAGAAATATTTTAACAACAAAGGTCTGTCTAACTCATGA